From Solibacillus sp. FSL W7-1464:
ACTTTTAATTTCAGCATCATATCCATATGTCTCTTTTACATAATCTTTAATTTTCTGTTCTTCCATATAGTTAGTAAAGCGCGGAAAATACATCAGGATACCCGCTATCAAGAGGATAAGAATAGGCACTATAATTAATACTATTTTTTTCATTTAAATTACTCCATACGTGTAGTTTAGTTGTGATGCAAAATAACATAGACCGATTATAACAAATTACTATATCTTTAGTGTTGAGAGGTTTTAGCAAACGCGTCTTCTTAGGTGTTCAAACGAAAAGGCACGAAACACTACTGGTGCCGAAGATTCAATTATATAGTTCATATTAAAAGCCTCAAATGTTGTTATATCAGCATTTGGGGCTTTTAGGCACATTATTGGTTATTAGGTTGGAAACGCGCATCTATACGAGCAATAGCCCAAAACTGTGATGTTGTTAATATAACTATAGTATTAAAAAATAGTTCAAATCAATATGTTAGATGAATTAATTGAATTTCTTCGCTTGTGGTATCAAACTACCGAAATTACCTTTTTTTACTTTTTTATAAAAAATAAGGATTTTATATGCTATTATTACAGATGTTGAAAGAAAAATATCAAAATTCTTTCTCGAAGAAGTAAAATTAGGAGGTTGTATTATGAAAAAAAATAAGTTTTTAGTAGTGATGTTCAGTTTTATATTATTATTTTCAACAGTGTCTGTGACAGGGGTCCAAGCTAATTCTTTAAGTGATGGAAAAGGCAATAATAATTTTTATAAAATTGCTGAAATAGATGAAAAAACGTTCAATAAAGAGTTAGAACAACTTATTATCTTGTTAGAGGAAATGGACTCTAAAGGAATTGACATCGTTAATTTGGAAAACAATGAATCTGAAGAAATTAATTTGTTAAGTCCAGAAGCGAAAAAGCTTTACGTTGATTATGAAAAATTTGGAGTCAATCTGGAATTAGATAAGCATGTATCTGTAGAGATGGAAGATAAAAATGCAATTTCTACTATGAGTTCAAAGGTTAATGGTATTTTCATTTCTAATGATACTATTAACAAATTGAATAAAGTTACAGGTGTAAGTGGAGGAATATTTGGTGTTGCAGCAGCGCTTATTAAAGCTAAATTGGGCTTATCTCCAACGGCATTAACAGCATTAATCGTAGCGGTTGGTGCATTAGGTGTAGCAGGAATCAATGCGTGTAATTGGAATAATAAAGGGATTTATCTAACGGCGGAGTTTATTGGACCGATTACAATGCCTTTAGGAGTTGCTACTTGTAAAGCAGCTAAATAAATAGATTATAAAACTGTAAAGTAGCTAATGGTACTTTACAGTTTTTTTATTATATACATATCCGAGAATATTTAATATTTTACATTTTTCTTAGATTTTAAATTTAGTATGAACTCGTATCCAAAGGCTATCAAAATTCCAGTCCAAAAAATCACACCTGAAGTTAAAGGCTCACTTCCAGATATTAAATAGGCAATATAATTTATGAATAATAGCAACATATAAGTGTAGAACCCGAGGATTGCTCCAGTTCTCCAATTATTTTGCTCAGGTTTAGACATCTTTTTAAAGAATTTCATTTTTCCCCTCCACATTTAACGAGTATTCTTCCAGCTATATTCATGCACTTTAGCCGCCGTACTATCATTTAATTTCACACAATTATCTTATCACAAATAACTAGGATACCTTTTCCCAATATGAAAGTAATGGAAAAATTGCGTCAAAAGCTGTATTTAGAAAGCTTTATAATTGTTACTTAGGATAGGTTTTTATAAATTTTACGCATACAATTTGCATGTTTGTCGAGAATTATTTATCGTACGCTTATTAGCAATAGCGTGGAAACGACACCGCCCATTCAATTGTCCAAGGAATGTTGGTTGCTTTTATAATAAGCTCCTAAACGGCATAGCTTTTGAAACTTTCCATGTTGTTTTTCGTATATATTGTTACGATTACATTTATTAGGAGGTCTAAAATGGTCAATGTACGCACGATGAAAAAAGTTTTTATTCCATTTATCTATATAGCAGAATGGGGATTTTTTTTATTTGTTGCTCTTTGTATTCTTGCTTTAAATTCGATTACTTTAATGAATATTATTACTGTAGATATGCCGTGGGAAGAACCTATTGCCCTGACAACATCATTTATTGCTTCTTTGTCTTTTGTCGTAGGACTGGCACTCGTTTGTTTTCTTTACAGTAAGTATTTAATAGGAAGTAAAACATACCAACAAGTAAAAAAAACGATTTGGGGGATTCTTTTTGGGTTGAATACAATTTTTTGCATACTTTTCGGCACCCTTTTTTATCGTTCCAACCTGTTTCAAGATGATAGCATATTATTGTTTATCATCACTTTATTAAGCGCTTTATTAACAATTACATTTATGTCTAAAAAATGAGCGTCAATACCGCTTGCACATAAAAAAGCCTGGCGATACCATGGCACGTCAGTTGTGCCATGTTCCCATGCTTTGCATTTCGTATTTTATAGTGATGTTCCTATGAAGAAGCGAATATCTTTTAAATAAGTTCAATTTTTCAGGTTAGTTTTTAGTCAGAGCACGCTTTTTCTGAACGTACATATTTTTTAACTTAGCATAATAGGCTGCTGCATGTACTGCACCTGCATCCGTTTTACGTAAAGCAAACTCGAACGCCTCCACTAAATGCTCTGTTGTGACCAATTCACTTCTTATTTTAATTAAATCGAAATGCTTATAGTTGTCAGGTACTTTCGATAAAATATCCTGATCCCCCGTAATTGAAATTAAATGATCGTCGTTAAAAAATAGTTGTAGCATCGTTCATGTCCCCTTTTCTGTTTAGTATCGTGATGTTACCTTTTGATGAGCTTGTTTCAGCCCGTTTTTAATACACTTTATTGATACGGCTTCTATCCATTACCCCATTTTCTGCAAA
This genomic window contains:
- a CDS encoding UDP-glucose 6-dehydrogenase, encoding MLQLFFNDDHLISITGDQDILSKVPDNYKHFDLIKIRSELVTTEHLVEAFEFALRKTDAGAVHAAAYYAKLKNMYVQKKRALTKN